A part of Kryptolebias marmoratus isolate JLee-2015 linkage group LG8, ASM164957v2, whole genome shotgun sequence genomic DNA contains:
- the LOC108232014 gene encoding complement C1q-like protein 2, with protein sequence MIMRTFLAFFLVLMFCDLHRAHEHSTNDPESDEDLDETRTKDGTGELQSDIWDELRSLRDLVVEQRVELKHLTERVTAADRLVEALQEEIAAQAAELAGVQRTLSAVQERVSINGDQVLELQEQQEARKVAFSTSLLATGEGNTFNQDFTQLIFKNVFTNTGNHYSPITGYFTAPVRGVYYFRFTGHLTLTENGLRMRLVKNEHPMVFIGDRPPTSADSEDNLSNGVVLQLDAGDVVSIQFSGAVWDDHYHRTTFSGFLLFAL encoded by the exons ATGATCATGAGGACTTTCTTGGCCTTCTTTTTGGTCCTGATGTTCTGTGATCTCCACAGGGCACATGAACACAGCACAAATGATCCTGAGAGCGATGAGGACTTGGATGAGACTCGGACGAAGGACGGGACAGGAGAGCTTCAGTCAGACATCTGGGATGAGCTCAGAAGTCTGCGAGATCTGGTCGTGGAGCAAAGAGTAGAACTGAAACATCTGACCGAACGGGTGACGGCTGCGGATCGGCTGGTGGAGGCCTTACAGGAGGAGATAGCAG CTCAAGCTGCAGAGCTCGCAGGGGTTCAAAGGACGCTCAGCGCCGTGCAGGAAAGAGTCTCAATCAATGGAGATCAGGTGCTGGAGCTCCAGGAGCAGCAGGAAG CAAGAAAAGTGGCTTTTTCCACCTCGCTGCTGGCGACAGGTGAAGGAAACACGTTCAACCAGGATTTCACTCAACTCATCTTCAAAAATGTCTTCACTAACACCGGAAACCACTACAGCCCGATCACAG GTTACTTCACTGCACCAGTGAGAGGAGTGTATTATTTCAGGTTCACAGGCCACCTCACGCTCACTGAGAATGGTCTGAGGATGAGGCTTGTCAAAAATGAACATCCCATGGTTTTCATAGGGGATCGTCCTCCAACATCCGCAGACTCTGAGGACAATTTAAGCAACGGAGTTGTGCTGCAGTTAGACGCTGGAGACGTTGTTTCTATACAGTTCAGTGGTGCCGTCTGGGATGATCATTATCACAGAACAACCTTTAgtggatttctgctctttgcttTGTAG